gggaccttctgcatgcaaggtagatgttcTGCCTACTGATCCACGGCCTCCTCCAGCTATCTACCCACTGTCGCATTCCCGCTGCGCTGCCCGTTTGGCCCGCGCTGACCTTTTCCAGCATGACTGAGTAGATCCCCATCTGCTGGAAGCCTCGGGTGTAGTACAGCAGGTTGGTCCAGCCCAGCGCCAAGGCGAAGACCATGAAGACGATGTAGAACTCTTGTCTGCAGAAATACAGGACCGCTGCACCCAGGAGCAGGACGGAGTGGATGAAGCTGAGCGGGCAAGAGAAGGAGAGGTGTGTACAAACAGACAGGTAATGACTAGGCGTGggcgagaaattcgattcagtttgcatggcAAGCCCAAccgatcaaatccgcactttccaaaacaatatgaaaaccgaaactcacccatccttcgaaattcgcacttattcggattgtgcaatgcagttcgccagccaaacaatgtttacaaaaatgcatgtgtcagAGGAATGtgggtaaaaatgaatatatgagtgaaaataatagaaCAAAAATTAATGATATGacgggaaattgcttgcaaaaatgtgcacgttagtgaagactacctacaaaaatgtgttcattaggagaaatttgcattaaatgctggagaattttcacgagggtttaaaaataatcagaatttgctgcagaaatgtggagagctgagacaggaaaaatggcaaactgaAAGGACCagaacggacagatctttccatccctagtaatgACAATCGGGATATGCGCGCACACATACTCTGCCTCTCTCAAATGCCAACATGGCTGAGACTTGAGGCTCAGGATGGGATACACTAGTTGTGCTACAAGCATGAAGGCACATCAGCTTCAGGATGCTCCCTCTGCTACAGCTTCCAACCGGAAACGTCAGAAGGGCCCTCGGACACAGCGCAGGGCGATGAAAAGGCTGCAACGGAATGGGGAGAGTGTAaagccaggggtggctaacctgtgggccGAATGCCAGCAGTGACTGTGTCCAACACCACGATCTTGCGCGTTTAGGGGATGGGCCGCAGCTCCGTGGCAAAGCAGCTGCTTTGCACTCAGAAAGTTGCAGGTTCAAGCTGCAATGGCATCTCCGGGTGAGGCCGGGAGAGACTCGCTGCCTGACAttccggagagctgctgctggtcagtgcgggcaatactgagccaaatggaccaagggtctgcctccgcataaaacagcttcctgcattcctagATGCACTCCGCACTTACCAGACATGCACAACATGCACAGAGATAGAGAATTATGCATATACAAAACGCTCGTCACCGTCACAGCTTTGGGCTGAGAGAAGagcttttacttttatttatttattacattttctatcccacctttcctccaaggagttaaTGGTGGCATGTACAGTTCTGTCCACACACCCCATTTTAATcctcacgacaaccctgtgaggcaggttagggtCACTGCCGGTGacatgcccaaggtcacccagtgagcttcctggctgagtgggcatttgaaccctggtctcacgaGCCTGACACTCTGACCATGACATCATGCTGGCGCTCACTGTAATACCTCCACCTGCATGGGAGAAGCTTACAAAAGGAGTTCACTGTAGCTGTCCATAAAGATTGCCTTCAGCGATGGCCGTCGTTGCTTGAAATACTTGATCTGGAAAAGCCAAGAGGCAAAGGGAAGGCTGGCGTCAAAAGGGGCTTGATTCACTGAGAGCCAGGCAGTGTGCTGTAGTGCAGGGGTTGCCAAGATGGTGCCCACGGGGGGGTGTTTTGGCACACATGAGCCTCTGACTGCAACAgcactcccctcctgcggtttccggcaactggtattcagaggcatccactgcctctaacagtggaggggagaccatagccatcgtggctaggagCCATGGATAGGCTTATCCTCCACCAATGTGtctattaaagccatccaggctggtggcccTTGAGTCATTGCATTATGCTGCTGCACTTACAGATATGTGTGCAGTCAAGAATGAGTTCGAAGCAGGATCGCAGCGCTCCCTAagcctcttccccccaccctgaaATCAGGAGAAACTGTGATCAAGCTCTTACCCCTCTGAAGAAGAAATAGGCGCCCCCCAGGACACTCAGCATCTCCCCGGTGACTCGCAAATACTCGCTGGTCATGTGATGAAAGGCAAAGGGAGGCTGTGAGCAACAAGGGCACAATGTAAGCGAGCCAAAACCTAGAGTCCGGCTTTGAGCTGTTACAACCGGCGGCTAACTGTGGGTGGGCTCTTTTGCCTGCaggccacattcacccttggccCACCCTCCAGGGGTGGCGTGCCAGCAGTGGCTTTGGCCACTCCACATTTTTGTGCATGCACttttacacacacataccagATGGACAGGTGCGCACACATGACACAAAGATGAACAGGGCCCACACGCTACACAACCTCCCCTTCCTCAGCTCATCCGTTCCATGCAGATCAGCTCAAGAGCGGGAGTTTCCATCCCCACTCCCTGCTCATCAAATGACTGGTCTGATGAccaaggaggaggggattggcgTCCCCAACAGGGTGCCGGTCAGGCTGGGCAGAGAGATTTAATAACGTCTCCCCCTATCACAGGGCTAGgcctactttttatttttatgcagCTTCTGTCAAAATTGGTGGGGTCTTAGAGGTATACAGAAAGTTTTGCTTGGTGGGTGTGTGAATTGACCGGGCCAGTGGGCCagaggttagccactcctgtgtTATAATAACTATAGGTTCCTATTTTCCCCCAGTTATTCTTATTATGAAATTTATcatccacccttcaccagtaaatcccagggcaagtcacaacaatataaaatacattattaaaaacagtttaaaacaaattaccaaTAATTCCTATGCCTACTTAACCTCGGACataaagtcccactgaacacaaaggGATTAATCTCCATGTACctttgcataggattacactattgaattattatattaaaatgtattattttagggcactttaaatatgcataggacataAATATgtatggtgccctccggatgttttgtCCTGGGGGCTGGTGCGAGTCATGGTgcaaaacatccggagggcaccaggctggctcaGAGAGGAACCTCAAAGTAAGGTCTCTGCCTCCAAGGGACTTGCAAACCCGCACAAGACAGGCTTGCATCAGGAGgacaggggttggacttgatggccttataggccccttccaactctactattctaggattctatgaactCGAAGGGTACAAAAGATAGGAAAAACCCTAAAAGAGGAGGGTAGAGGAGAGCCTGAAAAGTAGCCCTCTGACTACTCAGCATGCTGAATAGGCATGGAATGCTGAGTGGCTGCTGTGGCAGGGGGAAATGGAGGGAATGGAATAGAGTACCTGGAAAAggggagtggctggctggcaccctgaacaggagcattctgCATGGCAATATTTCTACAGGTCCCACTTTTAAAGGGACATTCCCTCTTTTTCTTATCCCCCCACCTTGCCCCCTGGCAGGACTCCTGTGCATTTCACAGCTACAtatcaggcagaaattcagcaggtgaatTGAACACCAGGAGTTATGGGCACAGGAGTCCTCCCATAATGGGGTGGCAGGTGGTGAGAAAGAGGCAGCAACCCAAGGGTACAAAAGTCCAACAACCGTCCTGCTCTTTTGTGTTGGTCTGTAATAGGCCGCCAGAGTGAAGATGAGGATGTGGGTGGTGTAAACGATGAAGTTGAAGTAGAAGAGGTGCTTGACGAAGCGGTCCCACTTGTCCTGCAGGAGCTGGTTGAGAGGTTCCACCAGGAGCATTTCATGACGGTTCTGGAAGGAGAAAGAAAACAGTGGCAGCCGGTGCTTATTGGgagtggtggggcggaaggcagagagaccaacagtaggcggaggcagagccaatgggaGGCAGAGCCATCCTCTGGCTGATTCTAAATAAAAATGCAGGCAggtgggcctggctgagggcagtgccccattcgccctcatggaccagcctccactagaaGGAGGTCAAGAGCAGGGTGAGAATTAAAGCAATGGAAGGTCAAGGTTCCGAAGTAaaaactggatcaggccaaagggggcccatctagtccagcatcctgtcctcacaggggCCAGCTGGATACCCcaatggggagcccacaagcaggacctgagcgcaagagctcgCACCTGTGTGTAAGCAAAAGTCATGCACTGCGcacccagcaacagcaaaagtgCATAGTTCTAGCACCGGCACAGTTGTCTTAGGTCAAAAGTTGAGATCTGAGTTACCAAGCCTCCAATTCAAAAATCAGCCATGACCAGAGACGAAGGAGATtctctttgcatttaaaggtgaacccacctaatttgcactttccaaaacaatacacaaaccgaaacaaactctcctttgaaatttgctcttctttgaattttgcactgcagttctgcgGCCAAAGAGTGTGCTCCAAAATGCATATACGAAGGGAAACTGTGCATGtagatgcatatatttgtgaaaataacatacacaaattaaTTATACTAGGAGAcactggtttgcaaaaatgtgtatattaggttaaaaatgcaacaaaacgtgtatattaggagaaattggtacTACagcgctgatgaattttcattaggatttttttttaaattggaaaccaatgtgaaaatgtggagaactgaacttaaggttggaaaaattaaaaacggtgagaaaccaaaaatgacagaCTCGCTCATCCCTAGCCGTGACTTCACCAAGGGGCATCAAGAAAGCCTCTAAATTGGGAGACCAGAAGGCCAGGAAATTGGGGGGGGAAGCCTCAAACCCACCGGCGTCTCGCTACTGTACGCAATGATCTCCAGGACTGAGTTTTTCTCACAGGTGTCAATGCTGGAAAGGTCATAGAGCGACGAGTGGACAGGTCCGTACGCCCATTCCGTGAACTTCCGGGACAGGTGGCGACACTCTGGCTCCTTCATCTCCCGTCTGAGGATGTACGCAAAGACCTAATCATGAGAGCGTAAGAAGCGccttgctggattaggccaaagacccatctagtcagCATCCCGTTCTCCCAGTGGTAGCTGGGTTGACAAATGGTGTAAAGAATCTTCCTATGTTAGTACGTggagggccttagctcagtggcagaggaacTGCTTTGGGGAGCcgaagatccctggttcaatccccaatggcacctccaggtaCAACTGGGGGGAAGAGCTCCCTCCCTCAGACCCTcgatagccactgccagtccgtgtaggttagggatgggtgagaaatatgattcagttcgcatttcaagctgaatgtatcaaattctcacttagcTTAATTTTGCTATGCAAAACTCCAACCGagcaattttgtttaaaaaaagaatgcatattttaggggaaagtgtgcacagaatgaaTACActggtgaaaattacatacaaaaatgcattctgttgggataaattgcttgcaaaaaatgtgtacaatagtcaacactgcatgcaaaatgtatttattaggagaaattcgcactaaaatgctgaagaactttcatgaggatatCAAAACGAGAAAATCCCCAAATTGctacaggaatgtggagaaccaaatttaagataagaaaaataagaaagtgaaattcacagatctttccatccctagtattaGGTCAGAGGTAGCCCATGGGATGCATTTCAGGtgctgtggactacagctcccagcattcTTGATCACTGATTGGGCTGGTTGGGGCTTGTGCGAGTTGCAGtgcacaacatttggagggcaccatgttggccatcCCTTGTATAGACAATGCAAGAGGGTtcaatggtctgattcggcaTAAAGCAGCTATGTGTGTTCCTACTTTGAAAATCATCATTCCAGAACTAGGTGGAGAGAGGCATAGACATGTTAGTGAGCTACAAGGAATAGATAATTTTATAGAATTAAAGACTTTCTTCAAGTCCAAAGTGCCGATCCAGACATGAGGCTTCCTGTTGTCTCTCTAGATTTTACTATTCCAACAGTCCTCCTTTCAGGCAGCCTCCACCAGAGGTGACTCATTCTGCCATTTACTCTCCATGATCAGATCATTTAGTTGCTCTTGACTCAGAGGAGCCACAAAATGCTACACTCTTGGGTGAGACTGCGCCCCTGCATGAGTCACTGTTCTTCACATGGCTCCTTTGAAACTGAACAGTGACTTCACTCAGGGATGGGCACAATCATGGTGTTGTTGTTGGGATGGTGTTGGTtttatgtagtttttaaaaagatgttgagTGCAAGAATGAGATGTGCCTCTCGTTTTTAGTAGGAATTCCTGTGTTTCAGCCAGCAGAATTTGGGGGGTCTctgctttacaacaaccctgcaaggcaggGCAGTGTTATTAGCTCTATTTTGCAGTTGCTGAAGCCAAGTTTGAAAAAACAGTGGCAGGCTTAAGACCACAGAGTGAATTTGTCATGAGCTTTGAGCCACAGATGTCATGGCATGCCCAATTCAGCCACAAAATCACTCTAGCTCTCTATACGGATTGCCAATCAGTGATATCAAATTAATTTGTACATTCACTTTAATCTCTCCCATGAACAGGCCCTATCTACCTGTATCTTCCCAGTCTTGGCCGCAAGGGTCAGAGGTGTCAGCCCTCTGCGGTTGGTGATCTCTTCCAACTTGAGGGTGGGGTTGATCTTGGCTCCCAGGATGAGGATTTCATTGTACATCTTGGTGACAAACTTGGTGTTGTCTTCTGTGTTGTCGGTGATCTCCACCAAGGCGTGGAGGACGGTGTTGCCCATGGAGTCCTGGGCGGCAATGTCAGCTGGGTGGTATGGATTCTTCAGGAGATATTTCACAATGTTGAGCTGGTTGGTGCAGGCAGCCAGAGAGAGAGGAAGCTCACCTAATAGAACAAAAGAACAGACCACTGCACCTCCCCCCGTGAATTTTCATTCATCCAAAATCTACCCTCCTACAACTTGATGCCATTTAGGGACGTAAGAAGGCAGCGATTTCCATTCAAACCTGTATTTTGCACAATCAGTGCTGTTCCTCTTCCACTGCAATTCGGTTTCTGCCAAATACTCATCTTTCGCTCCAcgctattttgcataatttacataattatggACAGAATTTAGATCTAAGTTAAACATCTGAAGTAATTTCCACACCGTTCATTTCAATGCCAAGGAAACAAATGTGGGGGTGGGAATATCATCAGTTACATATCTTTTACGGAGTGAAAACAACAGCGAATATCGATTGgtattcgctggattgatttttATTCTGGCCATGGGACAAATAaacaatttccactcctgtttctgttGGAATTCTTTGACATCCGTAATCCCATTAGAACTATCTACTGTCTAGGGGAGCAGAGAGCAAGTCTTgtccctcttctatgtgacagcaAGGATTTGAAGAGAACggttctgtcttctcttctcgatCCTAGATGTGCCCAgatccttcaacctttccttgcTATACTCCTGACCATCATTATTCCCTTCCTCTGAACCCACTCCAATTTATCCTTCAAAAATGTAGCACCCCCTATATACGTACAACTAAAATATAGCAAGCATCAAAATATAGTAagcatttgttttttattttgcctGTCTCAAAGATACGATTAATTTCACGGCTGGCAACTGGGGCTTTGCAGAGATCACCTACCGAAATAAAACCCAGGCCTCCCGCTGATTTTTTGGAAGAACTCCCCGTGGGCTCTTGCGTGAACGTCGGCACCATTCTTCACCAGGAGGTTTACCAGGTAAATGTTTCGTCTCTCGATGGCAATGTGGAGTGCAGTTTGACCTAAGGAGGAGACGGAATGGTGTCTTGGGAGGTTCCTGTTTTTCAGACTTTAATTCCAGTGCTTCACATTTCTACTTGggtttgtaattatttttttacaaGTTCTCATGATCATTCACCAGCGTTGTATGTGAATTTGTCCTAATACACACATCCTAATATGcactttttttgcaaagcattcctaatataattaattaatcttatctattattacatttatctcccacttttcctccaaggagctcaaggcggggTACACGGTTCTCCTCTCTCTcaattcatcctcacaacaaccttgtgaggtaggttaggctgagagacagtggctggcccaaggttacccggCAAACTTTCTGGTCGAGAGGGGATTTAaagcctggcctcccaggtcctagtccaacactctaaccactacaccacactggcatttcccataatatacacatttatatgcacacatgtcagtggggcagtggaagccGCTTCaggtagtctgaactttcagggaaCTGCCCAAGGTACTGAACCTATTTTGgtttcaacaccttggacagcttggactaaaacccagagcggattccatgcCTCACTggaatggagccaccagccgccattgctggagagagagtcttgagggccacatAGACGCCTGGATGGCTGGGTGTAGACCCCTGGACCTGAGGCACCCTACCCTTGACCTAACGGAAGGTCTGTTCCTATCCTCTTGCACCATTAATGTGGAACTTCCACCATGACACATCCCACTGTCCATGCGCATTGCCCCCCTTTACCCTTGTAGTAGCTGTCTGTGTACTCTGCATTAAGAAACTCCTTCAGGTTGTCcgtcttctctgcaatctccagcAAGAGCGGGATGGTGTCATTGCGGCCATTGTGGAGGTTGAGCATGGCTTTCAACAAGCATGTCTTCCCAGTATCCGGCTCTGGGGAAAAACACAAACTATTAACAGAGGAGAACGGCGCAAAGACACCCCTTAATTCCAGAGGTTTTGGAGCTGGTGGCCGGGGAAGAcccagaacttggaagattaatTTTGAAAAGGAACTCGTTCTAGTTCAAGTTCAACATGTCccaaaaggaactaattccagcTCAGCCCTTTTATAAAACGAACTAGTTCTGTCCACTTTCAGTTTACAGTTCAATTAAGTTCATCCAGATGAGCCTCAGCAAAAAAATATATGTCAGCATTCAAACTGTTAaaagctgctgtgctgctgtatCCAATGTACTTCagaagactaagaaaacatcaaaacacacacagCGGGATGTGAACTGTTTAAATGATTTTTCCAACCTGTTTTGATCTTTATGCTTGCAGGCCCTAAGAGTctaaagagtttttaaaaaacgcatataaaagaatgaac
This portion of the Rhineura floridana isolate rRhiFlo1 chromosome 21, rRhiFlo1.hap2, whole genome shotgun sequence genome encodes:
- the TRPV1 gene encoding transient receptor potential cation channel subfamily V member 1; amino-acid sequence: MSGILGKMRKLGSTDLEDSDTMDDHLEGEESAGGTPNSTRSTKHGLFARRARFGIGDGDKDMAPMDSFYQMDHRVSNPIIKFSLSLEQGRCSNHWPKLLSTTSIGLRAEKPFKIYDRRRLFDAVAKGDPSELDDLLIYLLETLKTLTDEEFKEPDTGKTCLLKAMLNLHNGRNDTIPLLLEIAEKTDNLKEFLNAEYTDSYYKGQTALHIAIERRNIYLVNLLVKNGADVHARAHGEFFQKISGRPGFYFGELPLSLAACTNQLNIVKYLLKNPYHPADIAAQDSMGNTVLHALVEITDNTEDNTKFVTKMYNEILILGAKINPTLKLEEITNRRGLTPLTLAAKTGKIQVFAYILRREMKEPECRHLSRKFTEWAYGPVHSSLYDLSSIDTCEKNSVLEIIAYSSETPNRHEMLLVEPLNQLLQDKWDRFVKHLFYFNFIVYTTHILIFTLAAYYRPTQKSRTPPFAFHHMTSEYLRVTGEMLSVLGGAYFFFRGIKYFKQRRPSLKAIFMDSYSELLFFIHSVLLLGAAVLYFCRQEFYIVFMVFALALGWTNLLYYTRGFQQMGIYSVMLEKMMLRDLCRFIVVFLLFHLGFSTAVVTLIEEDDEGRALNQSHHLCPWQAKCRPSYNNLFSTCLELFKFTIGMGDLEFTENYHFRWVFIVLLVTYVILTYILLLNMLIALMGETINKISQESKSIWKLQRAITILNIENSYWNCIINSFRSGKQVLLGTTPDGKNDYRWCFRVDEVNWSTWNTNLGIINEDPGGYDEELKRNLSCYFKSGRVSGKNWKTLMPILRDGKREGSLKPVSEDDADSEEPAVRKKSLPNPAL